A part of Liolophura sinensis isolate JHLJ2023 chromosome 1, CUHK_Ljap_v2, whole genome shotgun sequence genomic DNA contains:
- the LOC135462949 gene encoding uncharacterized protein LOC135462949 yields the protein MARSALIYIVDIFMYRMGRRYHCSISLLLYFIQYQHVFHVTKGDLCSVDICKSQGNTPQCPEGHGVILLRDVLISSGSSPALGSCTKAGVFNLLAKVCNARTSCQEHLLRQIQRQCCQMTPEFKASEKMEVIYNCIQENRIYDVCSGHRLPVPDFHRHVLSPNFTDEPARRDIVKLPFCQWSIPIPSGNRLTLSVNDLYVGPGASCEGETSFRLQFMDTSGSYQHLPASVLCGTSGVPSGVEESYSHEPILLPEGSRRAVVWFTPVNPKERLWFSYQFTDAKKADIEYNIPSQLGCGSHRYVKPTTKATTMTTTTTTSEIPYQSTSRAYQTSRPTLTTNTAQYSTKVLTGGVVGLPAEVTTSVVPVYKSGTQSQAVSPKLCAEEVSDETHHLQRFILIGTLAGVGVVAIVFVITSLVLFTKLLSRSRPRGNGLVRFIKADRLDSKPVVMEVECVERSSPRFQRPSRANRRTNIVLTEPRDRALSVHSSESPIYAMPYKQPAIRYGSAKRIKNGQHRVMIVEDPPCVKTAEVTDPVSSKRGSFTVEEDMLSLISGCTVTSSGVSVSDGDTADLKELMNSLRRNSSTSHPAVITPKVPSVRVRAEMRRPRFPPDVATDPIVRLPSHTPDVSSHIAANLYVNSNNNSRAAQDGGYELCRPFPVSNDDYSNNALYDTSAAK from the exons CCGCCCTTATATACATTGTGGACATTTTTATGTATAGAATGGGACGAAGATACCACTGCTCGATAAGTTTGCTTCTTTATTTCATTCAATATCAGCACGTTTTCCATGTCACGAAAG GTGACCTTTGTTCCGTTGACATATGTAAATCCCAGGGTAATACCCCACAGTGCCCGGAAGGACATGGGGTCATTCTTCTGCGAGATGTCCTCATTTCTTCTGGAAGTTCTCCAGCATTGGGGTCCTGCACCAAAGCTGGGGTTTTCAATCTGCTGGCCAAAGTGTGTAACGCAAGAACTTCGTGTCAAGAACATTTACTAAGACAAATACAGAGACAGTGCTGCCAAATGACGCCAGAGTTTAAAGCCTCGGAGAAAATGGAGGTGATTTACAACTGTATACAAG AGAACAGAATATACGACGTTTGTTCTGGTCATCGACTTCCCGTACCTGATTTTCACCGACATGTTCTCAGCCCAAATTTCACAGACGAGCCTGCAAGACGAGACATCGTCAAGTTACCTTTCTGCCAATGGAGTATCCCGATTCCAAGTGGCAACAGACTAACACTGAGCGTCAACGATCTCTACGTTGGACCAGGCGCATCGTGTGAAGGGGAGACGTCATTTAGGCTTCAGTTCATGGACACTTCTGGGTCTTATCAGCACCTGCCTGCCTCCGTGCTCTGTGGGACATCAGGTGTTCCCTCGGGTGTCGAGGAATCTTATTCCCATGAACCCATCTTATTGCCCGAAGGGTCCAGGAGAGCCGTAGTCTGGTTCACACCTGTCAATCCTAAAGAACGACTGTGGTTTTCTTATCAAT TCACCGATGCCAAGAAAGCAGATATAGAATACAATATTCCAAGCCAACTTGGATGTGGGTCTCATCGATATGTAAAACCTACCACAAAGGCAACGACAAtgacaacgacaacaacaacttcaGAGATTCCTTACCAGTCTACTTCACGGGCTTATCagaccagtaggcctacactcaCTACAAATACAGCTCAATACAGCACTAAAG TGTTAACGGGCGGAGTGGTCGGCCTGCCAGCGGAAGTCACGACTTCAGTGGTTCCGGTCTACAAGAGTGGGACCCAGTCACAGGCCGTGTCTCCAAAACTGTGTGCGG AAGAAGTGTCTGACGAAACCCATCATCTACAGAGGTTTATTTTGATAG GAACACTAGCAGGAGTCGGGGTGGTGGCCATTGTGTTCGTCATTACTTCGCTTGTTTTGTTCACCAAGCTCTTGAG TCGATCCCGTCCGCGTGGGAACGGTCTGGTTCGTTTCATCAAGGCGGATCGTCTGGACAGCAAACCTGTGGTGATGGAGGTGGAGTGCGTGGAACGATCTTCACCCCGTTTCCAGCGACCTTCCCGAGCCAACCGCAGGACCAACATCGTGTTGACCGAACCCCGAGACAGAGCCCTATCCGTGCATAGCTCCGAGAGTCCAATTTACGCGATGCCTTACAAACAACCAGCCATTCGATATGGTAGTGCGAAACGCATCAAGAACGGTCAACACCGAGTGATGATTGTCGAAGATCCGCCATGCGTAAAAACGGCTGAAGTGACAGATCCCGTCTCGAGTAAACGTGGATCGTTCACTGTCGAGGAAGACATGCTCAGCTTGATTTCTGGTTGCACGGTGACAAGTAGCGGAGTGTCCGTCAGTGACGGCGACACGGCAGATCTGAAGGAGTTGATGAACAGTCTAAGGAGAAACAGTTCTACTTCTCATCCAGCTGTGATTACTCCAAAGGTACCAAGTGTCAGGGTGCGAGCTGAAATGCGGCGCCCGCGATTCCCGCCGGATGTCGCCACAGACCCCATTGTGCGGCTTCCTTCACACACCCCTGACGTCAGTAGTCACATTGCCGCCAACCTGTATGTAAAcagtaacaacaacagcagggCAGCCCAAGATGGCGGCTATGAACTCTGTAGGCCATTTCCTGTGTCTAATGATGACTATTCGAATAACGCGCTTTATGACACATCTGcagcaaaataa